The following proteins are encoded in a genomic region of Lutra lutra chromosome 16, mLutLut1.2, whole genome shotgun sequence:
- the SMIM5 gene encoding small integral membrane protein 5, with amino-acid sequence MAVASFVQEMRSMGERLLLKLQRLPQAEPVEIVAFSVILLFTATVLLLLLTACCCCCCPERRGRKVQVRPMTPP; translated from the exons ATGGCAGTTGCCAGCTTCGTGCAGGAGATGCGCTCCATGGGTGAGAGGCTACTGCTCAAGCTACAGAGGCTACCCCAGGCCGAGCCCGTGGAGATCGTGGCCTTCTCGGTCATCCTCCTTTTCACAG ctaccgtgctgctgctgctgctgacagcctgctgctgctgctgctgccctgaGCGCAGAGGCAGGAAGGTCCAAGTGCGGCCCATGACCCCACCGTGA